A genomic stretch from Microcebus murinus isolate Inina chromosome 19, M.murinus_Inina_mat1.0, whole genome shotgun sequence includes:
- the LOC105868458 gene encoding LOW QUALITY PROTEIN: putative protein ZNF815 (The sequence of the model RefSeq protein was modified relative to this genomic sequence to represent the inferred CDS: deleted 1 base in 1 codon), translating into MMLSADHCRLIRNVVFQESLSFGDVAVGFTRKEWQQLDSAQRTLYRDVMLENYSHLVSIGCQVSKPAVISRLEQGKEPWVEKEEMRRWSFPEVWQVATQVGRQKEHQDKCSSDAGLAQKNVNKKNLQGCNELGKNSHQNTNLVPSGQPAHTCKSCGKNLKYNVDFSPNAYLARRRFECDRHGNYFSILSLKLRILERIHVNVASVEKL; encoded by the exons ATGATGCTCAGTGCCGACCACTGCAGGTTAATCAGGAATGTGGTTTTCCAGGAGTCACTGTCATTCGGGGACGTGGCTGTGGGCTTCACTCGGAAGGAGTGGCAGCAGCTGGACTCTGCGCAGAGGACCCTGTACCGggatgtgatgctggagaactacAGCCACCTGGTCTCCATAG GGTGTCAAGTCAGCAAACCGGCTGTGATCTCCAGGTTGGAGCAGGGGAAAGAGCCATGGGTGGAGAAGGAGGAGATGCGCAGGTGGAGCTTCCCAG aagTTTGGCAAGTTGCTACACAAGTAGGTAGACAAAAGGAACACCAAGACAAATGTTCAAGTGATGCAGGCCTAGCCcagaaaaatgtgaacaaaaaaaatctccaagGATGCAATGAACTTGGAAAAAATTCCCATCAGAACACAAACCTTGTCCCTTCAGGACAACCAGCCCACACATGTAAGTCATgtggaaaaaatttgaaatacaacGTGGACTTCAGTCCTAATGCATACCTTGCAAGAAGGAGATTTGAGTGTGACAGACATGGGAAC TATTTCTCTATTCTAAGCTTGAAACTCCGCATTCTGGAGAGAATCCACGTGAATGTAGCCAGTGTAGAAAAGCTTTAA